Genomic segment of Thermogemmata fonticola:
GTGCAATTCTGCTGCATATTGGGCATAGTGGCGGGCTGTGGCTTCGGCCACTGTGGCCGGTCCTTGATCTGCCGCTTGAGGCGTAGTGGCGAACCGCAGCTTGGCTCGGCGGGCCTTGCGCTTCCAAAGCGGCTCCCCGCGCAAGCGCGCTTTCAGCGCTTCCAACTGACGGACCAAAGCCTTAGTCGCCTCTCCCACAGCCACCTCCACCTGGGCGTGCCGTTTCTCGCTTTTCAACAGATGCTCCGGAAGACTCAATACCATCTTCACCTCATATTTTTCCGTTTTGGGAATCTTCTCGATATGAATGTATAGGTGCACAGCTTCAGGATCAAAAGATTGCAAATGCTTTTCCAAAGTGCCAATCCGCTTCCGTACTCGTGGGATGAAATCCTCGGCGACTTCCATCCCCTTGCAGACCAGTTTCCAGGGGAATTCCGTCAGTCCTTCCTGGCTGTCCGGAGTTGTTTGAGTCGGGACCGGGTAAGCTGTGAGATTCGATTCGCTGCTCATAACGTACCTCTAGGGGTTAAGTTTTTGCTGGGATGCAGTCGCTATTCCGCACTCCGTTGAACAGCTTGCGCGCTATCTTCTGTTGGTCATGAGCTTAGAGGTAGCAGGGCCGGCATAAGATTCGAGGGGATCCGAACACGCTCTCAGCATGCTGCTGGGTTAGAATTGCTCTAGTCCGCAGGCTAGGATCGTTTATAATGCATTGAGGAATTAGTTTCGCCTATGTCGTCCAGTTCGTGAGGTCGAAGATGGCAGACGACGGATGGAGCTGCGGATGGAGGCGATGGCCGCGGCTGCTGCGGGTGTTACTTGCTGTCTGGCTGGCGGGGGCCGCCGGTTGCACTGGCCGTTTTTCCCCCCATTCCGCGCAGGAGCAGTCCAAGGTGCGGGTGGTGTGTACGACAACCATCGTCGCGGACTTGGTCCAGCAAGTGGGGGGGGAACGGGTCCACGTCGAAACCCTGATGGGGCCAGGGGTGGATCCACACAAGTATATTGCCGGCATCGGCGACATCCGCAAGCTCCAAAGCGCCCAGGCGGTGTTCATTAATGGTTTGCATCTGGAGGGGAAAATGGCGGACTTATTGGAGCGCAACCGCCGGCAATGGCGGGTCCATGCGGTTACGGACCCTTTGCCGCGCGAACAGCTCCTCCCCGCCGAGGAAGATGCGACGGTTTATGATCCCCATGTTTGGTTCGATGTGCTGCTTTGGGCGCAGACTGTCGAGGGAGTACGGCAGGTCTTGAGCGATTTGGACCCCCAAGGCGAGGCATACTATGCGCAACGGGCCGCCGCGTATCGAGAGCAACTCCAGCAACTGGACCGCGAAATCCGGCAAGAGTTGGCGCGCGTCCCTCCTGAGCGTCGCGTCCTGATCACAGCTCACGATGCCTTTCGCTACTTCGGCCGAGCCTACGGCTGGGAGGTCATCGGATTGCAAGGTGTCAGCACGGCCAGCGAACTGGGGACCCAGCAGCGGGAGCGACTGGCTCGCCTGATCGTCGAACGGGCCATCCCTGCCGTCTTCACGGAAACCTCCGTGCCGCCTGAAGGATTGCAGGCTGTCTTAGACGATGTGCGGCGAAAGCAAGGACCGCTTGTCCGCCTCATCAGCGATCAGGATGCCCTGTATTCCGATGCCCTGGGACCGGCGGACTCTCCAGCGGGCACTTACACGGGCATGATCCGCCACAACGTCCGTGTTCTGGTCCGTGCTCTTGGCTCTAGTTGATGTCGTTTTGTCAGGAAGGCTCGGCCAGATATTCCGCCCCTGACGCTCGCGTTTTGCGGTGGATCGGGCCGGTTCCGAGATGTGATAGGGACATGACACCAACGTCTCCCACCCCTCCGTCCTCTGAGCCAGCCAAGGCGGTCGCGCCGCGGCCTCCAGATGCGTCCGGCCCATGTGCGGCCGATTCTGCCATCGACATTCACGACCTGACCGTGGCCTACGGCGAACGCCCCGTGTTGTGGGACATCGACTTGGCGGTGCCGCGAGGCGTTCTGGCGGCGGTGATCGGTCCTAACGGTGCCGGCAAAACTACCCTGATCAAAGCCATATTGGGACTGGTACGTCCGCTCACAGGGGAAATTTGTGTTCTGGGTGAACCGTATTCTCCCCGTCGGGGTTGTGTGGCTTACGTTCCCCAGCGTAGCAGTGTCGATTGGGATTTTCCCACAACGGCCTTAGATGTGGTTCTGATGGGTACCTATGCCCGGTTGGGCTGGTTCCGCCGCCCAGGACGGCGCGAACGTCAGCAAGCCCTGGAAGCCTTGGAACGGGTCGGGATGCAAGACCTGGCTTATCGGCAGATCGGGCAGCTCTCCGGCGGCCAACAACAACGGATTTTTCTAGCTCGTGCCCTTGTGCAAAACGCCCCGCTCATCCTCCTCGACGAACCGTTCCAAGGCGTGGATGCTGTCACCGAACAGACCATTGTGACACTACTCCGTCAGTTGCGCGATCAAGGACATACCCTGTTGGTAGTGCATCACGACTTACAAACGGCGGCCCAGTACTTCGATTGGGTCATTCTCCTGAACGTCCGTCTCATTGCCAGCGGTCCGACAGCTTCCACCTTCACCCTGGAAAACCTCCAGCGGACTTACGGTACCACCGTTCGCTGACAAAGCTGGACCCACCTGAATGGCGCAGCAACTCGCGGCTATTGGTCCCAAGCGGGAGTCCTTACGCAATGGATTCCGCTGGCCAAGTCGGAGCCGGATCAGGAAGTAGCGGTACCGGTAGGGGGTTCAGAGTGACAGGCGGCGTTCGATCAGTGGTGCAGTTGGCGTTCGATCCGTTCGATAAGGTCCCGGACATTCCAGACCTGGCTGCCAACAGACAAGGAGGCATCGCGCTCTAGCCATTGGCGGACCTTCTTTTCGGCGGCCACGGCGGTGCTATGGGTTTTGGCCCCGAAGTGCCGGGCAATTTCGCCGTAGGTCGCCGAGGTGTGTTTGCGGCAAAGATAGACGGCAATCATGCGAGGATGAGTGACGGCCCAGGCGCGAGACTTGGATTGTAAAGTTCCCGAAGAGAGCCGCAAGACGGTGCACACGGCTGCATCCACCTCGGCAAGGGTAACAACCCGGACCGCATGCCGGATCAATTCTCCCAGGGCTTCACGTGCTAGGATCAGGTCCACAGGCCGGCCAGTTACCTTGGCATAATGGCGTAAACTGTGCACAGCCCCTTCCAACTCGCGCACGTTGCCCCGCAGGCAGTTGGCCAGGGTTCGCAGGACCAAGTCGGGGATGGGTGGAGAAGCGCCAGCCGCCTTGTGCCGCAAGATAGCCAATCGGGTTTCAGCATCAGGCGGTAACAATCCCCAGACTGCGCCTCCTAAGAGCCGGTCCACCAGTTCCGGCATCAATTCGTCCGCCAAGCGGGGATGGCAATCGAGTGTCACGACGACGGGCCGTCCTTCGGAGACCAGACTGTCCAAGGTATGCAGGAACTCGATCTGTGTAGCCTTACGGCTGGCCAGGAAATGTAAGTCATCGAAGAGCAGGGCGGTCGCTTCGCGGAATTGCCGCCGGAAGGCTGACATTCGTCCTTGATGCGTAGCGCTCACAAAACGTGTGGTGAATTCCTCGGCGGTGACGTAGCAAGGACGTTGCTGGGAGTCTCGCTTCAAACCGGCATAGATGCCTTCTAGCAGATGGGTCTTTCCGACTCCCACCGGTCCGTGAAACACGAGGGGAGTCACAGCTTCATCGGGAGCCTCTACGACGCTCATCGCTGCGGCGTGGGCGACCCGATTGCATGCCCCCACGACAAAATCTTCCAGCCGCTTCCACCGCCGTGGACCGCGGACTACGGTTTCGCCACTGTCCACGCTCCTGCGGCTTCCGCTGCGGCGGGGTGAAGTTACTGCCACCGGCTCGCCGAACAGATTCATTTCTCCCAAATCGCCACGAGTCATGGAGGATGCCGCGGCATTCTCCCGAATCCCGGAACGAATGCATTCATCTCCTTCAAGACCGTTACGTTCTCGATGAGTCGGGATGTTGCGAGGCGTGTGACCGTTCCGGTTGGCCCTGGGTTCCCCGTTGGCCGGTTGGCAATTATGGTGAGAACGGGTGTGTGATCCGCAGAGCATTGGTGGCGGTAGTGGGATAGATACGTCCTCTCTTTGCCATGTGTTTTGGGTCTCAGTGCGGGAAGGAGGTACCGGCTTTGCCTTGCTTGGGGAATGCTCCGTCGTCGTGGCTAGCTTTTCGGATGGGGTGGGGACGGACCCAGAGCTGGCCGCCGCTCCGCCTCCTTCCTCCTCCTGGACGGCAGCAGGGTCGATGGTCCACTGAAGGGGTACAAGGACACCGCACACTTCTTTTACCGCTTCGCGCACAGCCAGACCAAAAGTGTGCTCCAACCAGTCACGTACCTGCAAGTTCCGTGTGGCGACGACAATCGCCCCCTGATCCCGCCGGAAGCGGGCCTGCCCTCGGAACCACAAGCCAAAGCGTGCGGGACCGATCCGTTGGATGAGTGCCTGAACTACGGCGGCCTCCACGTTTGCGGGGCACACGGTATGCTCAGCCTGAACTTCAACGGCTGCTGCTGTTCCTGCACGCCGGGATGCTATCACCTGGGAGTGGGACGGTTTCCGTGCCGGCACAGCAAATCTCCCTCGCGAGTGGTCCCCCTCCTGACGGACCTGCCTCGACCTGGCTCGACCATCTCTTCCTGCTCTTTGTTCCTTCTGAAACATCACAACTATTGCCTGAGCTGGGGGAGAAACAACGGCTCTTGGACCAGCTGCGGCCTTTTGCCCCACCACCGCGCAGGCGCATTCCCTACTTCCTGGCGCCGCCAGCAAGGTCATTCCTTCCGCGCCAGAGATTACAACCCCGCCTGCATTGGCGCTGCCGTTAGGTCCGTCACGGGAGGAAAGCATCCCATCGCCAAATGGAGTGGAGTGGCGAGTCGTGGATAGAGAACCGGGTCGATGGCAAGGCCAAGGGGGGATTCATCGCAGGCGGAGTCTCTTGTCAAGGCAAGCCCAGGAACAGCTCAAGTAACTTCGGGGATATGGAGAAAAGGGTGGCGGCTGTTGGAGGCGATCCCTGGAAAGGCTCAACCGGTGATGAGGCGGCCTATGACGAAAAGGATACCCGCCAGACCCATGGTTGCTGGGAGAGTGAATGCCCACGCCGTGAGAATTTTGATCAAAGTTTGGTGTTGTACACCGGAGCGATTGGCCACCATAGTTCCAGCCACTCCGCTGCTGAGAACGTGGGTTGTGCTGACGGGCAGGCCAGTAACTGCTGCAAGCAGAATGGTAGCAGCCGCGACGGATTCAGCCGCAGCCCCTTGCGCATAGGCCAGATGCTGCTTCCCGATCTTCTCCGCGACGGTAATCACAATCCGGCGGTAGCCAATGCAGGTTCCAATGCCCAAAGCTAAAGCCGTGCCCATGACCACCCACACTGGGACATACTCCACCGCGGGGAGCAACTTTTGCTTGCGGAGTTGTTCCAGTTCCTGACGCAGCTCCGGTGATACGTTGGGGTCGGCTACTAGAGTTTTAAGATGGCGGCTGATTGTCAAAATGGACTGCCGGACTTCCCAGCGCACCTCACGATCCAAGGGTAGTTCATCAAAGGATGTTTTCTCCGCCAACTCACGCTCCAACAAATCGATGGCTTGACGCACGGGACCAGGTAGTTCGTGACCTTGATCTGAAAGCTTGTCCCGCAAGTACTGGGCCGCCTCACGGACCTGCGGCGCTCGCTGCGGCTCGGTTACAGTCAGGGCGTAATGCAGCGGCAAAAAGCCGATCAGGACCAAGAGTAATAATCCCATCCCTTTCTGGCCGTCGTTGGAACCGTGGGCGAAACTGACCCCTCCACACGTCCCGATCAGCAAGGTCCGAATC
This window contains:
- a CDS encoding HPF/RaiA family ribosome-associated protein, whose product is MSSESNLTAYPVPTQTTPDSQEGLTEFPWKLVCKGMEVAEDFIPRVRKRIGTLEKHLQSFDPEAVHLYIHIEKIPKTEKYEVKMVLSLPEHLLKSEKRHAQVEVAVGEATKALVRQLEALKARLRGEPLWKRKARRAKLRFATTPQAADQGPATVAEATARHYAQYAAELHHFVQRQLSSSGISDHKVADYLEAVQNQRSAPLSRRLAQLSDKARSFHIALQKLHADTPVPSPAHSGETISPPNSTLISHFDHILAHTDALVREVFDLYYIAGFELEDIAHITERPQREVEQAWQTIQHLLREAVRREALSPVTRR
- a CDS encoding metal ABC transporter solute-binding protein, Zn/Mn family, translated to MADDGWSCGWRRWPRLLRVLLAVWLAGAAGCTGRFSPHSAQEQSKVRVVCTTTIVADLVQQVGGERVHVETLMGPGVDPHKYIAGIGDIRKLQSAQAVFINGLHLEGKMADLLERNRRQWRVHAVTDPLPREQLLPAEEDATVYDPHVWFDVLLWAQTVEGVRQVLSDLDPQGEAYYAQRAAAYREQLQQLDREIRQELARVPPERRVLITAHDAFRYFGRAYGWEVIGLQGVSTASELGTQQRERLARLIVERAIPAVFTETSVPPEGLQAVLDDVRRKQGPLVRLISDQDALYSDALGPADSPAGTYTGMIRHNVRVLVRALGSS
- a CDS encoding metal ABC transporter ATP-binding protein → MTPTSPTPPSSEPAKAVAPRPPDASGPCAADSAIDIHDLTVAYGERPVLWDIDLAVPRGVLAAVIGPNGAGKTTLIKAILGLVRPLTGEICVLGEPYSPRRGCVAYVPQRSSVDWDFPTTALDVVLMGTYARLGWFRRPGRRERQQALEALERVGMQDLAYRQIGQLSGGQQQRIFLARALVQNAPLILLDEPFQGVDAVTEQTIVTLLRQLRDQGHTLLVVHHDLQTAAQYFDWVILLNVRLIASGPTASTFTLENLQRTYGTTVR
- a CDS encoding chromosomal replication initiator protein DnaA, whose amino-acid sequence is MTRGDLGEMNLFGEPVAVTSPRRSGSRRSVDSGETVVRGPRRWKRLEDFVVGACNRVAHAAAMSVVEAPDEAVTPLVFHGPVGVGKTHLLEGIYAGLKRDSQQRPCYVTAEEFTTRFVSATHQGRMSAFRRQFREATALLFDDLHFLASRKATQIEFLHTLDSLVSEGRPVVVTLDCHPRLADELMPELVDRLLGGAVWGLLPPDAETRLAILRHKAAGASPPIPDLVLRTLANCLRGNVRELEGAVHSLRHYAKVTGRPVDLILAREALGELIRHAVRVVTLAEVDAAVCTVLRLSSGTLQSKSRAWAVTHPRMIAVYLCRKHTSATYGEIARHFGAKTHSTAVAAEKKVRQWLERDASLSVGSQVWNVRDLIERIERQLHH
- a CDS encoding inorganic phosphate transporter, whose amino-acid sequence is MSFLEAISSLPVGPLLLLFVALATAFAFEFINGFHDTANAVTTVIYSRSLPPLAAVIYSGFLNFLGVLLGGTAVAFSIVNLLPVDLLVDARSGAALVMVLSLLLAGVMWNLGTWYIGLPVSSSHTLIGSILGVGMANSLWVGQGLAGVNWQECLKVGLALLISPLLGFLLAGLLLLLLKATVRSPRLYQPPPDHDRPPGWIRTLLIGTCGGVSFAHGSNDGQKGMGLLLLVLIGFLPLHYALTVTEPQRAPQVREAAQYLRDKLSDQGHELPGPVRQAIDLLERELAEKTSFDELPLDREVRWEVRQSILTISRHLKTLVADPNVSPELRQELEQLRKQKLLPAVEYVPVWVVMGTALALGIGTCIGYRRIVITVAEKIGKQHLAYAQGAAAESVAAATILLAAVTGLPVSTTHVLSSGVAGTMVANRSGVQHQTLIKILTAWAFTLPATMGLAGILFVIGRLITG